In the genome of Taeniopygia guttata chromosome 4, bTaeGut7.mat, whole genome shotgun sequence, the window GTCTGGAGGCCAAAAGCGGGACTGCAGACACACCACAGTTGCATCCCCCAGATAAAACTGAAGTGGTGCAGAGCAGCGAGGCACCAGCCCAGTCCAGCCACGGGAGTCCACATCCTGTACATATCTTGGAGCCCAGGCCTGGGAGTCCAAACCCCACCCAGCTCTCCAAATTCAGAGAAACAGGTACAATGACAGCTCAGCCAGAGAGCAGCCCTTTTACTCAGGAAGCTGTAAGCAGGACATGGCGGGATGCTGAGGTTCAGGCTGTGGCTACTGTGGAGAGCAAATCGGCTTCCACCAGTCCCAGCATCTTTGCTGCCTTCTTAAAAGGGAATTGTCCtccagaggagaaggaagaactgcacATAATTTACCAAGGAGGTATGGGGCTGAGCCAGGCTGCACTTACTGACAGTTTATCCTCACAACAAAACTCTCCATGTTCTCCTGGTAACACATCAAAGTCGACTGTTGTGGCTGTGACTGCTTCAGCCCAAACCCAGCCTGTCAAACTGCCGGGGTTCCCACCTGATGTGGCATCTCCAGTATCAGCAGATAACGCAAAACCTGTtgccccctgctcccctgcAGCTGTTGCCGCTCAAGGAACATCTGTGGGTAATGCCAAAATGACCAGTGCAGCCTGTGATGTCaaggctgctgctcagctgccaAAGGATGCTCCAGTCCCACCAAAGCTCATCCCAGTTGAGCAGCTTGGAGTTGACTCCAGTAATCAAATTCCATCACAGTCTGGGACTGGCGCAGGTGAGCCAAGCACCACTTCCACTTACGCTGTCCCAGGAACCCAGAACAACGTGCGAGATCTCATTCCTCATGCAGGAAGCAGCCGGTCACCTTCACTCTCTGGCAAGGACAGTGAAGCCAAGCAGAAGGAGATCATGGGCAGCTCTGAGCAAAAGCCTGTGCAAAGCAAGGGTGCAAGTCAAGGGCAGGCCAGTCCTAATCAATCTGTGGTGAAaccaaaggaagaaaacttGGTGGTGCTTGATCCTAAAGGAGGGCTGAATGTTAGCAGCCAGCCTGCCGCAGTCCGTGCAAAGGCGTGCCCACAGGATGCAGGTGGGAAGGACAGCGGGGGCCACAGAGACAGCGGCCAGTCTCAGATGGCTGGTGGCCAGAACCTGCAGGCAGGACTGACGCCCGAGCTGAGTGTGAGTTCTGCAAGCATTGCCCCATCCATGGCAGCATCGGCAGCTCCCCAGCAACAGCGCCTCCAGGCCAGGCAGTCCGGACACGATCTCCAAGTGGTTCCTGCTTCCTCCCAGGCTGTGCCAAACCTGGGAGAGAACAAAAAGCATTCCACCCCAGCCATGGAGGCAAAAGTACAGGTGAAGCAGTCCAAACACGTCAGGGATGTTGTTTGGGATGAGCAAGGAATGACATGGGAGGTTTATGGTGCTTCCCTCGATCCAGAATCCTTGGGAATTGCCATCCAGAACCACTTACAGAGACAAATACGGGAACACGAGAAACTGATCCGGGCCCAGAACAGTCAGACCCGGAAATCCATTTCCTCAGATACATCCtcaaataaaaaactgaaaggGAGGCAGCACAACATGTTCCAGTCCATGCTGCAGAATTTTAGGCGTCCTAATTGCTGCGTCCGACCTGCTCCTTCTTCTGTGTTAGACTGACATGGTTTGCAGGGGTGCCTAAATACCTGTGGGGGTGGCGAGAATCCCTCACCTCAAGTCCTAGTGTTTGGTTGTGTGATTGGAGTTGTGATGCAACAGTGGAAAATgatttccctttatt includes:
- the GPRIN3 gene encoding G protein-regulated inducer of neurite outgrowth 3, giving the protein MGTVPDPLRSAKLSLVSTSAEEEHLGDLQPAKHQPQAPSGERASNGFPCVPSSSAGVGLFHLSCTAAASSQRCEQCHTDDDSQQEAFSPRLASAAAEGHPADIKPADCSQPAGIAAPAVPALAATGALSVGQGPEMMPAPQSSRQFVQGSQAKMSSLTQIDDSGLKPQGTDDQPVLEVLNYSSPGDPVGVNPFCHTSQANLLQRGEKDREGEKNGSAVCQSALAAGQTEADPGRDLQTSLEAKSGTADTPQLHPPDKTEVVQSSEAPAQSSHGSPHPVHILEPRPGSPNPTQLSKFRETGTMTAQPESSPFTQEAVSRTWRDAEVQAVATVESKSASTSPSIFAAFLKGNCPPEEKEELHIIYQGGMGLSQAALTDSLSSQQNSPCSPGNTSKSTVVAVTASAQTQPVKLPGFPPDVASPVSADNAKPVAPCSPAAVAAQGTSVGNAKMTSAACDVKAAAQLPKDAPVPPKLIPVEQLGVDSSNQIPSQSGTGAGEPSTTSTYAVPGTQNNVRDLIPHAGSSRSPSLSGKDSEAKQKEIMGSSEQKPVQSKGASQGQASPNQSVVKPKEENLVVLDPKGGLNVSSQPAAVRAKACPQDAGGKDSGGHRDSGQSQMAGGQNLQAGLTPELSVSSASIAPSMAASAAPQQQRLQARQSGHDLQVVPASSQAVPNLGENKKHSTPAMEAKVQVKQSKHVRDVVWDEQGMTWEVYGASLDPESLGIAIQNHLQRQIREHEKLIRAQNSQTRKSISSDTSSNKKLKGRQHNMFQSMLQNFRRPNCCVRPAPSSVLD